One window of the Populus nigra chromosome 4, ddPopNigr1.1, whole genome shotgun sequence genome contains the following:
- the LOC133691836 gene encoding cytochrome P450 83B1-like: MALLIFVILFLSIIFLFLLKKNKISKRARFPPGPNGLPLIGNLHQLDSSNLQTHLWKLSQKYGPLMSLKLGFKRTLVVSSAKMAEEVLKTHDLEFCSRPLLTGQQKFSYNGLDVAFSPYGAYWREMKKICVVHLLNSTRVQSFRTNREDEVSHMNEKISKAALASKPFNLTEAMLSLTSTAICRTAFGKRYEDGGIEGSRFLALLNETEALFAMFYLSDYFPYMGWVDRLTGRAHRLEKNFREFDVFYQQIIDEHLDPERPKPDHEDILDVLLQIYKDRTFKVQLTLDHIKAILMNIFVGGTDTAAATVIWAMSLLMKNPEAMRKAQEEVRKVIGDKGFVYEDDVQQLPYLKAVVKETMRLQPTAPLLIPRETTTECTVGGYEIPAKTLVYVNAWAIGRDTEVWENPYVFIPDRCLGSTIDMKGQDFELIPFGAGRRICPGIYMGMATVELSLSNLLYKFDWEMPGGMKREDIDVVHTQPGLAMHTRDALCLVPKAYAVMGNDA, translated from the exons ATGGCATTACTCATATTCGTAATTCTCTTCCTCTCCatcattttcttgtttcttctcaagaaaaacaaaatctctaaAAGAGCTCGTTTCCCTCCTGGCCCCAACGGTCTTCCCTTGATAGGTAACTTGCACCAGCTTGATAGCTCAAACCTTCAAACGCATTTATGGAAACTATCTCAAAAATATGGCCCCCTCATGTCCTTAAAGCTAGGTTTCAAGCGAACCCTCGTGGTCTCTTCAGCCAAAATGGCTGAAGAGGTACTGAAAACCCATGATCTTGAATTTTGTAGCAGGCCGCTCTTGACTGGCCAGCAAAAATTTTCCTACAATGGTTTAGACGTGGCCTTTTCACCATATGGTGCTTATTGGAgggagatgaaaaaaatatgtgtcgTTCATCTCCTCAACTCGACACGAGTGCAAAGTTTTCGTACCAACAGAGAAGATGAGGTATCAcatatgaatgaaaaaatttCCAAAGCAGCTCTTGCTTCTAAACCCTTCAACTTGACTGAAGCAATGCTGTCTCTTACAAGCACAGCCATATGCAGAACTGCCTTCGGAAAGAGGTACGAGGATGGAGGAATTGAAGGAAGTAGGTTCCTTGCGTTGCTTAATGAAACCGAAGCCCTTTTTGCGATGTTTTATCTTTctgattattttccatacatgGGATGGGTTGATAGACTCACGGGACGCGCCCATcgtcttgaaaaaaatttcagagAGTTTGATGTTTTCTACCAACAAATTATTGATGAACATCTTGATCCAGAGCGACCAAAGCCCGACCATGAGGACATACTTGACGTTTTGCTTCAAATATACAAGGATCGCACTTTTAAAGTTCAGCTAACGCTTGATCACATCAAAGCAATTCTAATG AACATATTTGTTGGTGGGACTGATACAGCTGCTGCTACTGTGATCTGGGCCATGAGCCTTCTAATGAAAAACCCTGAAGCAATGAGAAAAGCTCAAGAAGAAGTTCGAAAGGTGATAGGAGATAAAGGTTTTGTGTACGAAGATGATGTTCAACAATTGCCTTACCTTAAAGCTGTGGTTAAAGAGACCATGAGATTGCAACCAACAGCACCACTACTAATCCCAAGAGAAACAACTACGGAGTGTACCGTAGGTGGGTACGAAATACCAGCCAAGACCTTAGTTTACGTCAATGCGTGGGCTATTGGAAGGGACACAGAAGTTTGGGAGAACCCGTATGTGTTCATTCCTGATAGGTGCTTGGGCAGTACTATTGATATGAAAGGACAAGATTTTGAGCTGATACCATTTGGTGCGGGTCGAAGAATTTGTCCTGGTATATATATGGGAATGGCCACCGTGGAGCTTTCACTTTCTAATCTTCTCTACAAATTCGACTGGGAAATGCCTGGTGGGATGAAGAGGGAAGACATAGACGTCGTTCATACGCAACCCGGTCTTGCTATGCATACGAGGGACGCTCTCTGCCTCGTGCCTAAGGCCTATGCTGTGATGGGCAATGATGCGTAA